The following DNA comes from Verrucomicrobiia bacterium.
ATAGTCCCGTGATCACCTGTGTCACTCGTTCCTGCAGCTCTGGCGTTTTGGCCTCCTGCAAAATGATCTTCAATGCCGTCATGCTGTGTTTCACATCCGCCGATGTATGCAGTGAGAAATAGCGCACCGGTTCAGCCGCCACGCCATAACGCTTTTGGAATGTCTTCGCCAGCATCGCGTAAAATTCGGGCAGCGGCCGTTCCACCCCCAACCCCACACACGCCAGCCCTTCCAGGAACGTCCCTTCCTTCGCCATCCGGGTGACATAAGCCCACGCCGCCCGTCCGCCTTTTGAAGGTGGCTCCGGCACCAGGTCCGCCGTTGCCATTCCCAGCCCCTCTGTAAACGTCGCAAACAGATTGGCATGTGACTCCGCCACCTCACCACAACCCGTCTCCTCGTAGATTGTCTCCCC
Coding sequences within:
- a CDS encoding iron-containing redox enzyme family protein, translating into MTTEEFRKHLKQLPQQHPFYQKAHPFWQACFRGRLPIEALRAWSLDTHPFVRDFPRSYMMVAAKTDSTEALTYLGETIYEETGCGEVAESHANLFATFTEGLGMATADLVPEPPSKGGRAAWAYVTRMAKEGTFLEGLACVGLGVERPLPEFYAMLAKTFQKRYGVAAEPVRYFSLHTSADVKHSMTALKIILQEAKTPELQERVTQVITGLWDIQLQHLDELLEKYGKK